The genomic window aaaggtaAAAGGGTCAACACCTGAACTGAAGGCCACAGGagcctgggggcaggaagggaagtAATCCTGGGGGGCCTCTGGGACATCTTTTACAATGGGCGTTACTTGAGTATTTCATAAtatcatttaataaattaaaatagaaaaagatgtaAATGCTGATGCTTCAAACCCAGACATTTTTATTTGGATGGTTTGGGTGGGAATTTGACATCTCCCTGGGTAATTTGGAAACCACTGGCTTGAAGATTGAGTTGTTGGCTATTGGAGATCACATACTATGGTCTTTGATTCAGctttttatgtgttttctgtAATATATAATCCCGTATTAAAATAATGGCACAGTGCTTGCTCCTGCAGCCCATATGCTAAATctggaacgatacagagaagattagcagggctctgcacaaggatgacatgtAGATTCATGAAACAGTCCATATATTTGTTAAGATGGCAGATTTTATGCTATATGtgttttatcacaattaaaaaaaataaaagtataaatcacTGAATTAAAACCACAGAGAAAGATTTCCCTTAATGGGCCCCGTGGTTACTAACTCAAATGTCGTCAGTCTCCATTTAAATGAATGCTGGTGTTTCCTTTTGTCTTCAGGGAAAGCTCTAGCTTTTCTTATGGTGGCAGTTTTAGGTGTGATGAGTCTCGGGCACAGCGAGTTTGCCTTTCGCCTGTGCCATGTTAATGCGCATGCTGCCACTCAGCCCCCTGCGTCAAGGCACTACCCACTCTGAAGAGGCGCTCCTTCCTGATCTCAGGGAGGCCTCGGTTTACCCTCCGGTTCCTTATTCCAATTTTTGTCCTGCTGGGAGCCGGAGATCAGAGAGGACGCAGGCTCGTGACCTTGGGCACTGGTGCCCAAGTACAGTGAGCCATGACAAGAGGGCCCTTGCAGGGAGCAGCTCAAAAGTTCCTGCAGAAATACCTCTAGTAACAGGGGGAGCTGCCCAGACTTGTTATCTGAACGGTACTATAACACCCCCCAAATGTGGAATTCCAATACCGCTTGAGCCCAGACATTTCTGATGAGAGGGCATTCAGATCGTGGGTCTGTAGACAAAAGCCACTTAGAATAGTTCTCGGCACATGATGAACCTGGAAGTCAACGACCACTGTCATGTCACCTGTAGCTTCACCCAGTGCGGCTGTCCCGCTCATAATCCGGAGCCTTTGTCGCATTTAAAGCCAGGAGAAGCAAGCACGCCATGCTGTGACCAAGTGGGTGATGCTCCAATTCACCTTTAAAACGAGCCTTCCCTATCTGCttatcatctttctcttttttggttttccctcccctgctcccagctAGCAAGACAAGGACTCAATGTTGTGCTTATCAGCCGGACACTGAAAAAACTACAGGCTGCTGCCGCAGAGATTGGTGAGTGACCCCGAGAGATCAGGGAGATGTTTGGGGAGCCCACCGACCAAGTATGCTCTGTCCCACCTGTAGAGGCTCCATCAGCACGCCTGGGGCGCTGGCCCTTCTGTGGGGTGCTCACTGGACAAAGTTAAGTGCAGAACATAAGCAGCTTTAGTTCGGCAGGGATTCCTTGGGCTAGGTGAAGTAGGAACAGACTCAGGCACACATAGGTCCACTATCTCCTTTGGTCCAGTGTCTTCATCTCCAGAATTAGCTCTGCTCATCCAGAGGGCCCAGCTGCCTTGTTGCTTCTGCTACTCCCTTCAAAAACAGGATCTGTTTGGGACTTCATTTCCCTATGTCTATGCCCTGTTTCTTGCAGGAAGGTGAGGGTTGATGCTTACTGGTGgctgtcagatttttttttttaaagatttgatccAGGGCTGCCATGTATAGTTGTGAAGGTTGTACACCGTACAATTCTATGAGGCAGCACTTACATTACAATGTTTTAGTATTATGACTCACTGTGAAGTGTTCTTAGTTAATAATAATCATATCCCTTTTTgggtaatttattttaataattttttaaaagattttattcatttatttgacagagagagacacagcgagagagggaacacaagcagtgggagtgggggagggagaagcaggcttcccgccgagcagggagcctgatgcggggctcgatcccaggaccctgggaccatgacctgagccgaaggcagacgcttaaagactgagccacccaggtgccccaatttattttaataattaattattaatttagtAATTTGTCATCTCCTTAACTCAAGGGAATGAGTCTTCAGTTATGAAGACTTGTGAGGACTGGGACAGGCTGCCAGGGAAGGGTGCTGTGTCCCTGGGGGAAGTTGGGGATAGGAGAAGGATGTGGGAGGTGTGGGGCTGGAGGCCCAGTGGAGGCTCAGTGCCCTTCAACTAATGAATTCTGCTTTTGTTCTGTGTCTGGATATCAAAAGTACTCTGACAAGGACTAGGACATTCTTCAGTGTCTCCCTCATAATGTTAAGATGTGCTTTTTATTATCCTCTTGAAAAGCAAGGAGTATCTTTGGACTGAAAGCACCTCCCACTCCCCAAACTAAGCCTCAAGATCACTTGTCCCAGAAATATTGGGTTTAAGCCCATATCTGAGCAGGCAGCACTTGGTGAAATCTACTTGTTGCTTTTATATCTGCCGAAAGCTCCCGCACAAGGTCAAGTCCACATGGAACAGCGGAGCGGCATGGATGTGGAGGGAACAGAGTGTGGGTGTCTTTGGGCAAGTtagcccctctgagcctcagttttctcctcttgaAAATGGGTATAATATCTACTTTACAAGGTTGTAGAGAGGATTAAAATAAGATATTGTGTATGTAAATGCTTTGTGAATGCTACAGTGTTAGACAAACACAAAGGATTGCTCTGTGTAAGCCAAGGGGACCTGACACTGAGCAGAGGCAACATCACCTTATGCTCTTACAGCCTGTAGACCAGGGGTCTCAGACTTGAGCATGGAGCAGGGTCACTGGGAGTGCGTGCAATAACAGATTGCTGGGCTCTAGTCTCAGGGTTTCTggctcagtaggtctggggtggagcctgagtatttgtgtttctaacaagttcccagtgTTGCTGATGCTGTGGTCTGTGGACCccacttggagaaccactgcattaaatttattttggtgCATACACTTGTCACCGTCATAACTCTTAGAAACACCAGAAACCATCACTCACAAATCTTTTAGCACATTACAGGAGCATTGGAGAAGTCCATAAACAAGGGAGGGATTTGGATTCCTGTTCACTCAAGAGTAACTGTTGTCTCCAATGCAGAGTGCACTACGGGGAGTAGTGTGAAGATTATACAAGCAGATTTTACCAAAGACAACATATATGAGTATATTAGAGAAAAACTTAAAGGCTTAGAAATTGGAATTTTAGGTAAGTAAATTGCAAAATGCAAAGCTGATTGTAAGACATCAGTGAAGTAATTATCTTAGTGACACTTGATTTTTCTGCGGCAAACTTGAACTTAAGTCTGGACTGTCTTTTAAGCCGTAGCATTCAACAGAATATTACAGCTCAATTCTTCAAGAGGCATATTGGATTAGCAAATTTATTTATGGCTTTGGAATGCATGAAACTAAGATATTTCAACCTTCCCAACCATATTTATAATGTGAAAATGGATTTTTTCCTACTGATACTGACATTAGACAGGAGGAGTCTCAGAAACACCATCCTAAAGAGTTAGTTTAGCAAACAAACATTGCTGTGATTGATTCATGAAATAGTGAGTCAGCATGGTTCTTTGAGAATTGACTCTGGTATTCAGGAaacaagataataataataatatttaatattttttctgtgatAAGATATTTTATGATCTCATACAGAGCACAGCATCTCTATTGTACTTGGAAGGAAGATTTGATTTCTAAACTTcctgttgaattttaaaaaataattgtattttttactaataaaaatgtaaacccaCATTAttgcagaaaaaacaaaaagaatacatgaGCACATAAAAGATTtacaaatttcttaaaatctcaACAGCCTCAGataacattttggtgtatatccTTCCAGACACATAGACATAAATGTTCAAAACTGGGATGAAATTTACATACtgttttgtaacattttttaaaaaaacggcACACCACAAATGTTTCCCCGTGTCTTTAAACTGCTAAGCAGCAACAGCGTTGAGTAAGTGTGCCGCATTCCACCGTACAGCTGCTCGGCGGTCCACCTGATGTGCTCCCTATTATAGGACAACTGTTTTCCCTTCCAATTTCCTCACTGTTATCAAATCATGTTGCAAAGAACAGCCTTGTCTATAAATTTTTTCTGTACGTGTTTCCTTAGGAAAACTTCCCAAGAAAAGGAACTTCTGGGGTTGAATGTAAACATGTTTAggcttttaataaacatttgctacTGGCTCTTctgacatctttttattttgcttctgtcAGTCAACAATGTCGGAATGCTTCCAAACCTTCTCCCGAGCCACTTCCTTGATacaccagatgaaatccaggtagGCCTGGGCTCTTTCCGTGGATGATCTCCTCTCACTGCGGACTGGGCCCCCTGGCTGGGTAGTCACTAGGGCCTGGGAAGGGGTACCTGGGAGACGGTCAGGCTGAAATTCTGTGTTCCACATGGATGTGTGTGGCCTCTCTCTTTACCTTAGTACTTGATACACAGGCGAGGGCACAACTTTTCATGACCATTTCTGGAATAGAGAcatcttccttcttctctgcACATCAGAACTTACATGTCCACTGTCCCATTCTTTTGGGGTTCCATGTTCTGCTTTAATCTTTTGGGGCTTTGTGTCAGCTCATAAATGTACATCTGTGGTTATAAGTGGGAGAAGGCCAGTTCTTTGGCTCTCTCTGTCTTCCCAAGTCGTAAGATTTCTTTCAGCTTTCAGCGTGAGGAAGGTCATGTGATAGAAACTCTGTGTGTGGGGGTGTTGCAAGCGCAGTGAGCTCGATGGACCCATGGATCCCATTGTGAGGCATGAGTGCATTTGTTAAGCATTTAACAGTCCTTGAAAGCACTGTTGGCTGACTCTTCTCCAGGCCCTGACTTTCGAAATCATGGAGTTATTCCCATTCTAAACAGGCTGTCCTGGTGTTCCCGTGGTCCTATTTAAGCCCCAAGTCAACTGCATGGGTAAATAATGCCACCCAGCTTGGGCACTGCAGCACAACCTTGCAAAATCCCCACCTCACCACACGTCTAGCCCCATCTAACTCCCTGGTTCTGGCACAAGTCTGAGTCTCTCCATTAAGCAGGCTCcgttcttgtttttctttccctatttatGTCTGCATTAGTGCTTGCTTCTATCtgtccctcttttcctttctgtcttggGTGGTTCCAGTAGTTTCTCTGTCTGGCGCCTTGTAGCCCAGAACCTCTACCTAATATTATCATTCACCGTTCTATTCTCTATGCTATTGTCTTCTAGGTCCACATATGCCAACCTCGCTTCCTCCAGATGGAAATTAACCATCTCCCTTTGAAATACTGTGTTTTGAAGGAAAATCCCTAAATTTTGAAGGGAATTCTTAATTAGCTTCTATTCAAGATCACATTCTTATAGAATCATTGCAGCTCTCGGATGTTTACCAGTTGCAGTGCATGCTTGGTGGCCATCAATTAGGAGCCTAATTTCCAGGCTGTGCAAGCGAGGGGCACTGCTCAGACACACACTGTTGCCCACTTTATGGTTCTCTAGCACAGACTACTTCTCAAGAGAATGTCTCAAATCCTCCAGCTAATTTGTGGTTGTGATTATTTATTACAGAGTCTCATCCATTGTAACATCACCTCAGTAGTGAAGGTATGTAGTCAATATATGTgataaatgtgttaaaatgtaGTAGCTGTTGAAATCTGGCAATTCGGGAGAATTGCCAATGTCAAAGACTTTGAACTGCACTTGATTGAGAAGCCATGTAGTGGTCTTTAATTGTCTTATTCtgttttcatcaagaaaatacaGTGATGAATGTATTCTCCAGAGTATCTGAATCTTATTTTTGCACCCAGTTTTGTCACATGTCAGAACATATTAGGTCTGATGACATGGAAACTTATTCAGGATTCTAGGgcgacttaaaaaaaatagtaccttcCTCTAGTTTTAGTCTTTGTTAACAGTGGAAAGTTCAGTCGGTTTGGAAAAATGACAGAAGGTCTGGGTTGGATTTTCTGGACTtttgatgttcaataaatatttgttgaagtgaAACTCAAGTTTGTATGTATTCTGATCTCAACTACTAGTTAGTTGGGCAGTGTTGTTGTTTAACTCCCTTGACCTTCAGATTCTTCATCTGCTATTGAAAGAGTGTTGGATTAAGGGATGTGTCAGGTGCCATTTTGCACTCAGGTTCTTTGATTAGAGTCAACTGCATCAGCATTTATAGGCATGATTATCACAATGTGGTCCTATATTGTGCCtttgaatgaataagaaaatggcACCCCCCTCTGGGCAGACAATTTAGAAAAAGGTGCTGCCTAAGAGTGGATAGATGATGCTTTTGGGTGAACAcaatatttccctttcctttgaaTGGGGAGAGCTGTTCTAACTGCCTGTGAGTGAACCCTTGGCTTTCGGCTTACAGTCACCCCCACAactggactccttgctcagtctACAAAATTCACAACTGTGCATGGCAGTCCTTGTGACCACTCTGATTCACAGCAGTGAATGGTGGAGGGATCCCAGTTAGGGAGCAGCAGGTCTCATCTTTACAGCATGGCCTGGCAGAGGAGGGCTGGTTTCCCAAAGGAAACCTCCTTAACATAAGGAGGGAGATGGATGCTGAACAAaccatgtaaaattatttttaggtggATAAGCTGAGTTGATTGTTGGTTGTTCTTCTGTAAGCATActggtattttatagtttcctgctCAGTTTTTATTGGTACATACATTCTTTTTATGCTGAGCAATCAATAGTTTTTCAAACCCCAGCTGATGTAATTGTAAGTTTTATATGTCCAACTGTTGTCTGCTGCCTTACCACTAAAATCTTTCATGTTATTTTACACATTGATCTTTCAGGCTTGGTCCATTTGCTCACAGGGTTTTCCGAATGTATTTGACAACCCTCTGACTCCTTTAGCAGAGAATTGCTTtgatttgctaaaaaaaaaatttttatatatattgataGACACTAATTTCCTCAAATAGGGAGGAAAACTAATTGAAGATTCGCTTTCTAAGTACGCCATGCCTCAGTTGGCCACACTGGTTGGAAGCATGACTagcatcacctagttaccccaaaGGAGCCATCTGGAAATAGTAGAGTTCTCTGTCAAGGGCAGAGATGCAGGAATGAGTTTGTGGGCAAAGGGAAGTTCGGGTAAGAGACTAAATTTCGGGAGCTTTGATACAGAGAGACCCACAAAGTCCAATGTTGTCTCTCTGTTGGGATCATTCGACCCGTAAGAATAGGGGATTCAGTTGGGAGGCTTTGAGGAAATGCTGGTGCTGTCCAACAGTGCCCCTGTGGTGCCCTTCATGAGGTGGGCAGAGCCCAGGGGAAGCTAAGGGCATGACCTAGTCCTCgtgcctctcccacctccctccaaacCCAGCATTTCAGGAGGTAGTCTACTGCCACTACACCCCCCACTGCTGCCCCAGGACAGTGGAAACAGTATCTGGACGTCCCCAGGGTTGGGCTTAAGGGCGTGCCCTATGGTGGGGACAGAGCCTCCTAGAAGCTCCTGCAGGGCCCCCAGACAACAGGGAAAAATAGGTGAAATTTGTCTTCCGGTCTTCAGTCTCCTTtatttctctgcccttctccatgTGTTTGGATCCTTTCTCCTCAAACCTGCCCCTGCTTCTGATGCCACTCAATTGTACTTTTGAGAACATTTCAGCCTGTTGGTTTGCCTCTTCCTTAATTCTTAAAAGGGGTGCCTTGTAATTATGAAGTGAAAAGCTCTTTTAATGGGCTATTTAAGTTCCAGAACTGGTCAGGAAGACCTCTTCCAGGGCCAGCAAGTTGGGACAGGGAAAGGACTTCTCAACACTGCTGTAATTCCAATGGACAGACAGACATGGTCCACCTATGGAGCTATTTCAGAGACCACCTGCAAGGTGCTTATGTGGCTGCTGTTGGATTGAGATGTCCTCTAGCTTGTGCCTTGTATGTGAATTGTTCATGGACACTGGTTAGGTTTCCTGAGGTCCCCTCACTTCTAACTCATGAGTGAGGTTTATGATGGCCAACCTACTTAAGCCTGTATGATGGCCAACCTACTTATGCCAGAATGACGAGTATCTGGGGAACCTCAGTGTTGATCTCATGGCCAGAAGCCAATTTCCATAGTTTTTCACTGCCTACATTTTCCAGGAAGACTTTAGCTTTatggggaagaaatcagagaccTCTAACCATTTGCTCTTCATCTAGGTTGCCTTCTGTGGGTTTTAGTCAGACTCTAGTGTTGCCAGAATTACCTCCAACGAGTGCCAGCAGATTTTCAAGGCCACCTGAGAGATTAAGCTCATTTTCTGGCTTCCTCCAGCACCTGCTTCCTTAAGCCCCCACCCCCGGGATACTCCACTCCTTTGTCAAGAGGGCTTAACTTTATCCCTTCTCTTATAGATGACACAGCTAATTCTGAAACAGATGGAATCAAGGTaaggtctttgtttttaaagattttatttatttatttatttgacagaaatagacacagtgagagagggaacacaagcagggggagagggagagggagaagcagggagccagatgcagggctcgatcccaggaccctgggatcatgacctgagccgaaggcagacacttaatgattgagccatccaggcgccccaaggtctttttttttttttttttttggaaaaagcaCAGAACGGCATGGCCTCCCTGGCCTGGCAGTTAGCTGACCTGGGGACTTGGGGTGGGGTGAAGGTGGTGGGCAGATAGGGTTCATCTGGCTGCAGCTTTAACCAATGGTAAAACTGTGATGAAGGACATGGAGATTGCAGAAGAAAATGTAACATTCTGGACCAGGCCAGCTTTGCAAACAGATAAGCATATTTGAAAGTCAAGTGTAGCATCTACTGGAGGAAGAGAACAGCCATTTCAGcacacattatattaaaaatattaactcatgtTGAACATAAAAGAAACTTCAGAGGTTGGCCTGAGATCAAGGCCGTCTCTTGCTATTACCCAAACTTAGTGGTAAAAATCACCACCTCTCGGTGTTTCTATTTAGTCCATGGTTTTATTATCCTATTACAACAGCCCTTAGAGAACTGGCTTTTCTCACATGGTATTCATTAAATGCAAATGGTTGATAGTTTTATCTTCCGTAGGGGAAGAGGGGCTTGGCCTTATAGTCTAATTTGCAGTTCCTTGGTTTTTCCTGGATTGAACCCATCTATTTGAGAAGGATTAAAATTACCCAATTTCAAAAAGATTAAGTAAGGACCCTGGAGACTCGTGTGTGGGTTCCTGTGTGAGCAGATGATGGACTGTCAAATTCCACTCAAGACAGGATTCTGCATTTGACATCTGTCCTGGTGTGGGTCCTCTTTAGGGGTTAAAAGGGACCTTGAGCTCGTGGGGTCACATTTGAGAAAGAAGGGTTCCTTCCCCCTTGATAAGACTGGTTGAGCTGAGTTGGTCCTTGGCATTTTGCTGGGGGATCTTTGTTGTAGCAGAACCCCTGTTTCCAGTCACCAGCCCTTGATGTCAACTGTCTGCTGGGTGGCACCACTCTTTGGTGTTGTGATCCAGGCCGTGGGGATGCACCACTCACTGTTCTGGGAGCAGAACTCGCCATGCACATGGAAGTCTAGAGAGGATGGAATTTCCCAGTGAAAGTCACAGGAGTCCCTtcgctttctttcctttcagggTGTGGGTCATCAGGCAGCAAACTATTCAGAactctatttctttgtgttttaggCAGAAAGGCCTTATCTTGAACATTTCTTCTGGGGTGGCCCTCTTTCCCTGGCCTCTCTACTCCATGTATTCGGCCTCCAAGGTGAGTGATAGCATGGAGCCCAAGCTTCCTTCTCCTTCATCTTGTTTCTCCCAGTTGGCATTTTCCTCTAGACTTCAGATCATCTGGCAAGCTGATGGATGTATTGGCCTGGAGGAAAAGTGTCCAGGGGGATTCTATGTACAGGGCTGGCCAGCAGATGTCTGGGTACAAATTAGAAAAAGCCATGGCCCCGGGGCggatggagccctgcagcagGATAAGCGCAGCCCCCATGGGACTCTGGGCCCCACTCACCTCCTTGCCTGGAGCCCTGTTCTCTTGCTGCCAGCAAGTAACACTGGAACTTTCTTCTGTCCTGGGGGCCTGGCCAGGTGTCCCCATGCCCTAGTCCTAAAAACAaacccttgggggtgggggtgttccCAGGCAGAGAGACAAGGGAGAGCTCTCCCTGGGTAGGGTCATCCATATGCAGTGGCCCTCGGCATGTATTTATCCCAAAATGTATGTTCTTGCTCATTGAGGGGGCTTTTTCCAGGCCAAGAAACAAAGTCCTAACTCCCATCAGACAAACTGCTGCATTTTAAGGGCAAGCAAGTAGGCTCCCTTCAGTGCCCTTTGAAATCTGAAAAAGGTGCCTCCATGACAAAGCAAGCTCTCCCCATAGGtgttttctcctccttgctccaGGCTTTTGTGTGCATGTTTTCCAAGGCACTGCAAGCCgaatataaaaggaaaggaatcaTTATCCAGGTGAGGTCAACAGCTCTGGGTCCTTGGGATGAGGAACGGCAGTGCCCCATGGGGCTGGGGCCACTGCCCCATGCAGGACCAGCTGTGCATGCACGgccagggggggggggggtctggatGACACCATGGGAGTTCCCGTGACCCTCACAGtggcaactgagccaccctagttCGGCCTGCTGCTGCCTCATGCATGCCCTGCAGGAGGCGGTGCTGTGAGTGAGCACTGCATCAAGACAGAAACTGGGGTCTTGTCTAACCACCCTTGACTCTCTGACCCAGGTACAGGAGACAGGCTTAGGTGGGAGGAATTGtggagaagaaacaaaatgaggcaGGGAGCGGGGGCTGGGGGTACTTTGGGAGCTGTTCATCTGTGATGGGCCACAAAGATCCCCACACTGTGGTTCTTGAGCAGCTGGGGAAGAGGTCCTTGGCTTCCTCTTTCACCAGCCATGGCAGAACCATCGAGATGACCCTATCCCAGCTGTCAACAGAACTGGGTTGTCACAGCCATCTGTAGTCTTGAGGTGTCAGGGACAGGCGTGGGCTTGGTTCAGCAACATAGTTAAGAGTTAAGTGCTTTCTGGAACCTGGAATAAACAATTTGCagaatttttgtcattgtttggGAAGAAGTTTTATAACCTactattagaaatgaaaaaggcaCACTCAcagttaaatctttaaaatgattgCTGTACATACTGATGGTGTCGGCTTTGCAGGCCACAGTGtgtggttatttatttttcttatcacgACAGGAAAGATGATCAGGCATGTGTCACTCCTGGCTTGTAACTGAAGTGTGAAAGTGGGAATCCAAAGAACTTTAAATTGCTCCAACTTTGGCCATATGTGTTAGAAATAAGCCTCTTGCATAAGGGTGCCACATAAAATACAGGACATCcagttcaatttgaatttcagataataacttttattttttttagtataagtataccCCATGCAATACTTGGGACATActatactgaaattttttttcttgtttttctggcTTTCAAATTTAACTGTCCTGTGTTTTTATTGCTGGTCCAGCCACCATGTTCTAAGAGATAATTCATGTCCTCAGTCACCTTGTGTACATTTGAACCAGGTGACGTTGTGTGGCTAAGGCCTCAGCTTGAGTTAGTGATAAAGTTAAACAAGAAACCAGTTTTTCTGAGTCACAGTTCTGTGCCAGCTCTATGCCTTTCCAGTGCTCCATCATCAGGGGAGATCCTGAGGCTTCTTACAGAAGAATGCCAACTTCTTACAAGTTGGCAAATGAAGGGAGGGCTAGAATAGGGGTTCACTTCTCAGGGGCGGGCAGATTGCTCCCGTGTTATGGCCTTTATTCCCCATTGTAGGTGCTGACCCCATATGCTGTTTCCACCCCAATGACGAAGTATCTACACACCAACATGGTAACCAAGACCGCCGATGACTTTGTTAAGGAATCACTGAATTACATCACGATTGGAGATGAAACCTGTGGTTGCCTCACCCACGAACTCTTGGTAACTGACAATTTCTTTCTCAAAGCTCCGGAGGCAGGTGTGTGGGCAGTCCCAGCAGAGTTCTTCTTTGCTATTGGAACAACCAACCCTGTCCTCTCACGGCAAGGATCATGCTGCCAGAGGCCATGCTGCTAAGTTGTCACACAGCCGTGTGAAAGAGCATATGTGGCAAAGGCgggaggctgggggcctgggggctcaGCCCAGAGATAACCCCCACATTGGTAAATACCCTCACCTCTTTCCTCAGAAAGTAAGGTGGCTTCCTGAGCTCTCGGGGAGGGCAGACCAAGACACAGGGATCATCCCTGGGTGGGACTGGGTGCTGCTGTCTTCTCTGGCTCCCTGtgttaagaaatgttttaatatctgCCTATCcaggaaaaaaccccaaacacttCGGTTTGTAGGGTTTGCTGATTACCATGGTTTAAATAACCCCCCCGCCCCATGGCTGATTTAAAGCTCCCATTGTGTTGTCACTGCCCCTGAATTTAGTAATGTGTATAATTGGCTCTTGAGAGCAAGTACAAGTTGGTTCTAGCACAACATGGACTCCGTTGAAACTGGAAGTAAGATTCAGTCAGTGGCATATGGTATGAGGAGTTCTTACCATCCCTGGGCTGCTTTTAGAAGCAAACACAAACATGAAACAAAGGTAAACTTAACTTTTGCACACTGATAC from Zalophus californianus isolate mZalCal1 chromosome 13, mZalCal1.pri.v2, whole genome shotgun sequence includes these protein-coding regions:
- the HSD17B3 gene encoding testosterone 17-beta-dehydrogenase 3 isoform X2; the encoded protein is MEVALEQFFIFVGLLVCLVYLVKCVRFSSYIFRHFWKVLPKSFLKSMGQWAVITGAGDGIGKAYSFELARQGLNVVLISRTLKKLQAAAAEIECTTGSSVKIIQADFTKDNIYEYIREKLKGLEIGILVNNVGMLPNLLPSHFLDTPDEIQSLIHCNITSVVKMTQLILKQMESRQKGLILNISSGVALFPWPLYSMYSASKAFVCMFSKALQAEYKRKGIIIQVLTPYAVSTPMTKYLHTNMVTKTADDFVKESLNYITIGDETCGCLTHELLKPSSVPCFEISQ
- the HSD17B3 gene encoding testosterone 17-beta-dehydrogenase 3 isoform X1, with amino-acid sequence MEVALEQFFIFVGLLVCLVYLVKCVRFSSYIFRHFWKVLPKSFLKSMGQWAVITGAGDGIGKAYSFELARQGLNVVLISRTLKKLQAAAAEIECTTGSSVKIIQADFTKDNIYEYIREKLKGLEIGILVNNVGMLPNLLPSHFLDTPDEIQSLIHCNITSVVKMTQLILKQMESRQKGLILNISSGVALFPWPLYSMYSASKAFVCMFSKALQAEYKRKGIIIQVLTPYAVSTPMTKYLHTNMVTKTADDFVKESLNYITIGDETCGCLTHELLRSFLRLIPSWVLYSSTFQKKYMDYLKQNTNTI
- the HSD17B3 gene encoding testosterone 17-beta-dehydrogenase 3 isoform X4 yields the protein MEVALEQFFIFVGLLVCLVYLVKCVRFSSYIFRHFWKVLPKSFLKSMGQWAVITGAGDGIGKAYSFELARQGLNVVLISRTLKKLQAAAAEIVNNVGMLPNLLPSHFLDTPDEIQSLIHCNITSVVKMTQLILKQMESRQKGLILNISSGVALFPWPLYSMYSASKAFVCMFSKALQAEYKRKGIIIQVLTPYAVSTPMTKYLHTNMVTKTADDFVKESLNYITIGDETCGCLTHELLRSFLRLIPSWVLYSSTFQKKYMDYLKQNTNTI
- the HSD17B3 gene encoding testosterone 17-beta-dehydrogenase 3 isoform X5, coding for MLHLKHLKQYMAEMITGAGDGIGKAYSFELARQGLNVVLISRTLKKLQAAAAEIECTTGSSVKIIQADFTKDNIYEYIREKLKGLEIGILVNNVGMLPNLLPSHFLDTPDEIQSLIHCNITSVVKMTQLILKQMESRQKGLILNISSGVALFPWPLYSMYSASKAFVCMFSKALQAEYKRKGIIIQVLTPYAVSTPMTKYLHTNMVTKTADDFVKESLNYITIGDETCGCLTHELLRSFLRLIPSWVLYSSTFQKKYMDYLKQNTNTI
- the HSD17B3 gene encoding testosterone 17-beta-dehydrogenase 3 isoform X3, with the protein product MEVALEQFFIFVGLLVCLVYLVKCVRFSSYIFRHFWKVLPKSFLKSMGQWAVITGAGDGIGKAYSFELARQGLNVVLISRTLKKLQAAAAEIECTTGSSVKIIQADFTKDNIYEYIREKLKGLEIGILVNNVGMLPNLLPSHFLDTPDEIQSLIHCNITSVVKMTQLILKQMESRQKGLILNISSGVALFPWPLYSMYSASKVLTPYAVSTPMTKYLHTNMVTKTADDFVKESLNYITIGDETCGCLTHELLRSFLRLIPSWVLYSSTFQKKYMDYLKQNTNTI